Proteins from one Corallococcus exiguus genomic window:
- the nhaR gene encoding transcriptional activator NhaR translates to MAWLNYHHLLYFWTVARAGSIAKASEELHLAQPTISAQIKLLEESLGHQLFERKGRKLVLSDVGRTVMRYADEIFRLGNELKNVVSGLPTGQQLRLNVGVLDVIPKLVAEQLLKPALDAGPSLRIICRESPLPQLLAQLALHELDVVLADAPGSEPVSVRSFNHLLGKCGVTFFAAQPLAHLRKDFPRSLDGAPMLLPSEESSVRRSLDLWFERLGIRPLIAGDFDDSALLQAFGQKGHGIFAMPSIIDAEVQRQFNVTAIGHTDEIEQCFYAITVERRLRHPAVVAIAEAARSHIFGG, encoded by the coding sequence ATGGCGTGGCTCAACTACCACCATCTCCTGTATTTCTGGACGGTTGCGCGGGCGGGCAGCATCGCCAAGGCGAGCGAAGAGCTACACCTCGCCCAGCCCACCATCAGCGCCCAAATCAAGCTGCTGGAGGAGTCGCTGGGCCACCAGCTCTTCGAGCGCAAGGGCCGCAAGCTCGTCCTGTCCGACGTGGGCCGCACCGTCATGCGCTACGCGGACGAGATCTTCCGCCTGGGCAACGAGCTGAAGAACGTCGTCTCCGGCCTGCCCACCGGCCAGCAGCTGCGCCTCAACGTGGGCGTGCTCGACGTCATCCCCAAGCTCGTCGCCGAGCAGCTGCTCAAGCCCGCGCTGGATGCCGGGCCCTCGCTGCGCATCATCTGCCGCGAGAGCCCCCTGCCCCAATTGCTCGCACAGCTGGCGCTGCATGAGCTGGACGTGGTGCTCGCGGACGCGCCTGGCTCCGAGCCCGTCAGCGTCCGGTCCTTCAACCACCTGCTGGGTAAGTGCGGCGTGACGTTCTTCGCCGCCCAACCCCTCGCGCACCTGCGCAAGGACTTCCCGCGCTCGCTCGACGGCGCTCCCATGCTGCTGCCGTCGGAGGAGTCGTCGGTGCGCCGCTCGCTGGATCTGTGGTTCGAGCGGCTCGGCATCCGGCCCCTCATCGCTGGTGACTTCGACGACAGCGCGCTGCTCCAGGCCTTCGGACAGAAGGGGCACGGCATCTTCGCCATGCCCTCCATCATCGACGCCGAGGTGCAACGGCAGTTCAACGTCACCGCCATCGGGCACACCGACGAAATCGAGCAGTGCTTCTACGCCATCACCGTGGAGCGCCGCCTGCGCCACCCCGCCGTCGTCGCCATCGCCGAGGCCGCGCGCTCGCACATCTTCGGCGGGTGA
- a CDS encoding DUF2721 domain-containing protein, translating to MNVGVDGLDPSSIQLIGTAVTPAVMVSGCGILATGLDNQISRITARMRDMVREWRTLPEGHARRSLLREEVAIMDRRHAILARAIGFTYAALLSFVVTSLLYLLRRSVAVPEGLPVMSFSLGVGLLGSTAVLALASLRLSRRAITLEGAELFRDGRPGDPPAP from the coding sequence ATGAACGTCGGCGTGGACGGCCTGGACCCCTCCTCCATCCAGCTCATTGGTACGGCGGTGACGCCCGCGGTGATGGTGTCCGGGTGCGGCATCCTGGCCACCGGCCTGGACAATCAGATTTCGCGCATCACCGCGCGGATGCGGGACATGGTCCGGGAGTGGCGCACGCTGCCGGAGGGCCATGCGCGCCGTTCGCTCCTGCGCGAGGAGGTGGCCATCATGGACCGCCGCCACGCCATCCTCGCCCGGGCCATTGGCTTCACCTACGCGGCGCTCTTGTCCTTCGTGGTGACGTCGCTCCTGTACCTGCTGCGCCGCAGCGTCGCGGTGCCGGAGGGGCTGCCGGTGATGTCCTTCTCCCTGGGCGTGGGGCTGTTGGGTTCCACGGCGGTGCTGGCCCTGGCGTCGCTGCGTTTGAGCCGCCGCGCCATCACGTTGGAGGGCGCGGAGCTCTTCCGCGACGGGCGGCCGGGCGACCCGCCAGCGCCCTGA
- a CDS encoding sigma-70 family RNA polymerase sigma factor: MEAIYEELESTVEGVETTEVDSAEVEMRVRGHLELVRRLAWKYRWTGLSLEELMSEGNVGLVEAARRFEERGVPFGAYAQQWIRARIRAYVSRTWSMAGGRAPWIVFQLRRERARLEARWGEGHPEVTKRLAESLGKKEEDVVRGTDALAKDVSLNAPLGLEGDVTRLDMLESDEDSAEEQADRGAWAEKLHQSVAAAWPELDARERALVKERMLVEDGVSAEFLAKRFGVTAVRIRQIEQGLRQKLRQRLTAGCTAWDSEAPRLAA; the protein is encoded by the coding sequence ATGGAAGCCATCTACGAGGAGCTCGAGTCCACGGTGGAGGGTGTGGAGACGACCGAGGTGGACTCGGCGGAAGTGGAGATGCGGGTGCGGGGGCACCTGGAGCTGGTCCGCCGGCTGGCCTGGAAGTACCGCTGGACGGGCCTGTCGCTGGAGGAGCTGATGTCGGAGGGCAACGTCGGCCTGGTGGAGGCGGCGCGCCGGTTCGAGGAGCGGGGAGTGCCGTTCGGTGCCTACGCGCAGCAGTGGATCCGCGCGCGCATCCGGGCGTACGTGTCCCGCACCTGGAGTATGGCGGGGGGCCGCGCGCCGTGGATCGTCTTCCAGCTCCGGCGCGAGCGGGCGCGGCTGGAGGCCCGCTGGGGCGAGGGCCACCCGGAGGTGACGAAGCGGCTGGCCGAGTCGCTGGGCAAGAAGGAGGAGGACGTGGTGCGGGGGACGGACGCGCTGGCGAAGGACGTGTCCCTGAACGCGCCCCTGGGCCTGGAGGGGGACGTGACGCGGCTGGACATGCTGGAGTCGGACGAGGACTCGGCGGAGGAGCAGGCGGACCGGGGCGCCTGGGCGGAGAAGCTGCACCAGAGCGTGGCGGCGGCCTGGCCGGAGCTGGACGCGAGGGAGCGGGCGCTGGTGAAGGAGCGGATGCTGGTGGAGGACGGGGTGAGCGCGGAGTTCCTGGCGAAGCGCTTCGGGGTGACGGCGGTGCGCATCCGGCAGATCGAGCAGGGGCTGCGCCAGAAGCTGCGCCAGCGGCTGACGGCGGGCTGCACGGCCTGGGACAGCGAAGCGCCCCGGCTGGCGGCCTGA
- a CDS encoding MerR family transcriptional regulator: MSTPKTQTEWKLTALAEEVGISPRTVRYYVQRGLLPAPPFKGPDTVYGEEHRVRLKAIRVLQARFLPLDAIQAELLRLSPEELRRLAESPVGSGTLPVPEDVLRMPPKRPGKDPTVEVARYQRWLLAPGLELHVSEQAEAKVRALAERVRALIEEFQEGTRS, encoded by the coding sequence GTGAGCACGCCCAAGACACAGACGGAGTGGAAGCTGACCGCGCTGGCGGAGGAGGTGGGCATCTCGCCTCGCACGGTCCGCTATTACGTCCAGCGGGGCCTCCTGCCCGCGCCGCCCTTCAAGGGGCCGGACACGGTCTACGGAGAGGAGCACCGGGTGCGGCTCAAGGCCATCCGGGTGCTCCAGGCGAGGTTCCTGCCACTGGACGCCATCCAGGCGGAGCTCTTGCGGTTGTCGCCGGAGGAGCTGCGCCGGCTGGCGGAGTCGCCGGTGGGCTCGGGGACGTTGCCGGTACCGGAGGACGTCCTCCGGATGCCCCCGAAGCGGCCGGGAAAAGACCCGACGGTGGAGGTGGCGCGTTACCAGCGCTGGCTCCTGGCGCCGGGGTTGGAATTGCACGTGTCGGAGCAGGCGGAAGCGAAGGTCCGGGCGCTGGCCGAGCGGGTGCGCGCCCTCATCGAGGAGTTCCAGGAAGGAACGCGGTCATGA
- a CDS encoding NfeD family protein codes for MSWRRHVLWGWLLAFLFVGLAAPAAPASPSFVARCELEGVVDAGSGAYLTDCVKRAEDGGASALLVRLDTPGGSLDATRTVVRAFLGSRVPVLVWVGPSGSRAGSAGVFIALASNVSAMAPGTNIGAAHPVGLGGEDVEQVGGEELARKVENDTVAFAEGIARQRGRNPEWAAAAVRDSASVPADRAVELRVVELVAPTEADFLSAVDGRRVEVANGDTVTLATREARVVSLEPGLSQRVVHALAQPSLIYLLFLVAALGLVVELSHPGAVAPGLIGCVALVLALMASATLPVRSGALVLMLVGVGLILAELFVTSGLLGAAGVGLLILGGVFLVDRFEPGWFVEPSFRLSWGVMLPTALVFAGTAAFIAYRSAQTRKLPQRGGDAGLVGEAGTALGLVTPSGGEVFVHGERWRAVSFTPIREGARVVVRAVEGLTLTVAESMP; via the coding sequence ATGAGCTGGCGCCGTCACGTCCTCTGGGGCTGGCTCCTGGCCTTCCTCTTCGTGGGCCTCGCCGCTCCGGCGGCGCCCGCGTCGCCGTCCTTCGTCGCGCGGTGCGAGCTGGAGGGCGTGGTGGATGCCGGCTCGGGCGCGTACCTCACGGACTGCGTGAAGCGCGCGGAGGACGGGGGAGCCTCGGCGCTGCTCGTGCGGCTGGACACTCCGGGTGGTTCATTGGACGCCACCCGCACCGTGGTGCGCGCGTTCCTGGGCTCGCGCGTTCCCGTGCTCGTGTGGGTGGGACCTTCCGGCTCACGTGCAGGCAGCGCGGGCGTGTTCATCGCGCTCGCATCGAATGTGAGCGCCATGGCTCCGGGGACGAACATCGGTGCGGCGCACCCCGTGGGGCTTGGCGGTGAAGACGTGGAGCAGGTGGGTGGCGAGGAACTCGCCCGCAAGGTGGAGAACGACACGGTCGCCTTCGCGGAGGGCATCGCCCGGCAGCGGGGCCGCAATCCGGAGTGGGCCGCGGCCGCCGTGCGCGACAGCGCCAGCGTTCCCGCGGACCGCGCCGTGGAGCTTCGCGTGGTGGAGCTCGTCGCTCCCACCGAGGCCGACTTCCTCTCCGCCGTCGATGGCCGCCGCGTGGAGGTCGCGAATGGAGACACCGTGACGCTCGCCACCCGCGAGGCCCGCGTGGTGTCGCTGGAGCCGGGGCTGTCACAGCGGGTGGTGCATGCGCTCGCGCAGCCGTCGCTCATCTACCTGCTGTTCCTCGTCGCGGCGCTGGGCCTGGTGGTGGAGCTGTCCCATCCGGGCGCGGTGGCGCCGGGGCTCATTGGCTGCGTGGCGCTGGTGCTGGCGTTGATGGCGTCGGCGACGCTGCCGGTGCGCTCGGGGGCGCTGGTGCTGATGCTGGTGGGCGTGGGGCTCATCCTCGCGGAGCTGTTCGTCACCAGCGGACTGCTGGGCGCGGCGGGCGTGGGGCTGTTGATATTGGGCGGCGTGTTCCTGGTGGATCGCTTCGAACCGGGCTGGTTCGTGGAGCCATCCTTCCGCTTGTCGTGGGGCGTGATGCTGCCCACGGCGCTCGTGTTCGCGGGGACCGCGGCCTTCATCGCGTACCGCAGCGCCCAGACACGCAAGCTGCCACAGCGGGGCGGCGACGCGGGGCTCGTGGGCGAGGCCGGCACGGCGCTGGGCCTCGTCACGCCCTCGGGCGGCGAGGTGTTCGTCCACGGCGAGCGCTGGCGCGCCGTCTCCTTCACTCCCATCCGCGAGGGCGCCCGGGTCGTGGTGCGCGCCGTGGAAGGGCTCACCCTCACCGTCGCGGAGTCGATGCCATGA
- a CDS encoding radical SAM protein encodes MQKTVTQGSPYSRALVWLVTYRCPLLCTHCHSESGRRPSRQLPPQKMQQLVDVLLSMRLRQVTFSGGEPLTVPGLTGIAERLSNAGVQTILYTSGWGMTEALARRLGEVFHEVHVSLDGATADVHDRIRGRPGSFVRTLAALELLNQHASSGMRLDIECVVVRSNHDQLERFCTEVAPRFPRLRHLVLGAVAPSGLATRETFASQEFLTDDEMHALDDPAVTARLQALAPPGVAVQTTSNFSLKTGRGCWYIQPDGDVQAMPSYEGAVGNLLSEPPELLWSRCQERRGDPFVRSMLDGARTVQEWVEAVRRIDLRFGSEEDQARIGARAAHPAPARASR; translated from the coding sequence ATGCAAAAGACAGTGACCCAAGGCAGCCCGTACTCTCGCGCGCTCGTCTGGCTTGTGACATACCGTTGCCCGCTGCTCTGCACTCACTGCCACTCCGAATCCGGCAGGCGCCCTTCCCGGCAGCTCCCGCCCCAGAAGATGCAGCAACTGGTCGACGTCCTGCTCTCCATGCGTTTGCGCCAGGTGACATTCTCTGGCGGGGAGCCGCTCACCGTCCCAGGGCTGACAGGGATTGCCGAACGCCTGTCCAATGCCGGTGTCCAGACAATCCTTTATACGAGTGGCTGGGGGATGACCGAGGCGCTGGCGCGGCGGCTCGGCGAAGTCTTTCACGAGGTCCATGTCAGCCTGGATGGCGCGACGGCGGACGTCCACGACAGGATTCGGGGACGTCCCGGCAGCTTCGTCCGGACCCTGGCGGCGCTGGAGCTGCTCAACCAGCACGCCTCCAGCGGGATGCGGCTCGACATCGAATGCGTGGTGGTCCGCAGCAATCACGACCAACTCGAGCGCTTCTGCACGGAGGTGGCGCCCCGCTTCCCGAGGCTTCGCCATCTGGTGTTGGGGGCCGTCGCGCCCTCGGGGCTGGCGACACGGGAGACCTTCGCCAGCCAGGAGTTCCTGACCGACGACGAGATGCACGCCCTGGACGACCCGGCGGTCACCGCGAGGCTGCAGGCGCTCGCGCCACCGGGCGTGGCGGTCCAGACGACCAGCAACTTCAGCCTCAAGACAGGCCGTGGCTGCTGGTACATCCAGCCGGACGGCGACGTGCAAGCGATGCCGTCCTACGAAGGCGCAGTCGGGAACCTGCTGAGTGAGCCACCCGAGCTCCTGTGGAGCCGCTGCCAGGAGCGGCGCGGAGATCCCTTCGTCCGCTCGATGCTGGATGGGGCGCGGACCGTCCAGGAATGGGTGGAGGCGGTGCGGCGCATCGACCTGCGCTTCGGGAGCGAGGAAGACCAGGCGCGCATTGGTGCGCGTGCAGCGCATCCGGCACCGGCGCGTGCGAGCCGCTGA
- a CDS encoding VIT domain-containing protein: MNEQAKCGLFTRDGAQVPLQGVEVSGELLGGHARVRVTQRYRNDEKKPVEAIYTFPLPSDATLSAFSMTCAGRRVAGVVKEREAAFRAYDDAITEGHGAALLDQERANVFTAQVGNLLPGEETLVEVEFLQTLTAEEGSVRWMLPTLVAPRYMPGAVHGDRTGHGSAAPTTRVPDADRISPPTSMNVDYGLRMDLLIDVGRDVVVESPSHRITATRDGTRTRVTLQRDSFLKNFAGNEVALDRDVVLTMRNANPDVMLTPVVTHRKAEGPGTFALTVVPDLLNLATTPPRQEVVFVVDTSGSMDGDSLPQAQAALRLCLRHLREGDRFNVIAFENSFRSFSPQTVQFTQRTLEQADAWVAGLRAYGGTELLEPMVTAMKAAPDGVVVLLTDGQVGNENEILEAVLAARGTGRVFSFGIGTNVSDALLRDLARRTDGAVEFIHPGERIDEKVVAQFSRALAPRVTDLEVRFDGVEASELAPATLPPLVDGTPWTLFGRYAQAGTGSVTLKGKSGREPFSLTVRLDLPALSDRPVVEKLWAAERIRGWMDAGLVGRRAEAMKERIVRLAVEHQLATQYTSFVVVEERQGDRRASGTPDTRVVPVNAPAGWSMFNQAARDMDDEHVPEGGLVDALPPARAPVMKRMASKSMPAPGGMPGAVGRSRGGAVPPPPPSLSAPSPAPARDLGPEPTTGSSFQAEFADGSGPGGASAPMERREQESAKSAKKDKGGFFDRLMSAAKPRKDAAMQSAPELERVVKEKAEVVYEQEEESLPLSVAEASIPTEDVGGILGQQLANGLWAGTGEGPEPVRQARATARVLLVLLREGITSSHPLHGAQVKKAVDALLALASQLGQAPDVAELALGVAWLVAAGPRTRGRIEQAAKPLPGLDGRLGDMAALRQHMETLATR, translated from the coding sequence ATGAACGAGCAGGCGAAGTGTGGGCTGTTCACGCGGGACGGGGCCCAGGTGCCCCTGCAGGGAGTGGAAGTCTCCGGTGAGCTGCTCGGGGGGCACGCGCGGGTGCGCGTGACGCAGCGCTACCGCAACGACGAGAAGAAGCCGGTGGAGGCCATCTACACCTTCCCCCTGCCCTCCGACGCGACGCTCAGCGCCTTCTCCATGACGTGCGCGGGCCGCCGCGTGGCCGGCGTGGTGAAGGAGCGCGAGGCGGCCTTCCGCGCCTACGACGACGCCATCACCGAAGGTCACGGCGCGGCGCTGCTGGACCAGGAGCGCGCCAACGTCTTCACCGCGCAGGTGGGCAACCTGCTGCCGGGCGAGGAGACGCTGGTGGAGGTGGAGTTCCTGCAGACGCTCACCGCGGAAGAAGGCAGCGTGCGCTGGATGCTGCCCACGCTGGTGGCGCCCCGGTACATGCCCGGCGCGGTGCACGGCGACCGCACGGGCCACGGCAGCGCGGCCCCCACGACGCGGGTGCCGGACGCGGACCGCATCTCCCCGCCCACGAGCATGAACGTGGACTACGGGCTGCGCATGGACCTGCTCATCGACGTGGGCCGTGACGTGGTGGTGGAGAGCCCGTCCCACCGCATCACCGCCACCCGGGACGGCACCCGCACGCGGGTGACCCTGCAGCGCGATTCGTTCCTCAAGAACTTCGCGGGCAACGAGGTGGCGCTGGACCGCGACGTGGTGCTCACGATGCGCAACGCCAACCCGGACGTGATGCTCACGCCCGTGGTCACCCACCGGAAGGCGGAAGGCCCCGGCACGTTCGCGCTCACGGTGGTGCCGGACCTGCTGAACCTGGCGACGACGCCGCCCCGGCAGGAGGTGGTGTTCGTGGTGGACACGTCCGGCTCCATGGACGGCGACAGCCTGCCCCAGGCCCAGGCCGCGCTCCGGCTGTGCCTGCGCCACCTGCGTGAAGGCGACCGCTTCAACGTCATCGCGTTCGAGAACTCGTTCCGCTCCTTCTCTCCGCAGACGGTGCAGTTCACCCAGCGCACGCTGGAGCAGGCGGACGCGTGGGTCGCGGGGCTGAGGGCCTACGGCGGCACGGAGCTGCTGGAGCCGATGGTCACCGCGATGAAGGCCGCGCCGGACGGCGTGGTGGTGCTGCTGACGGACGGCCAGGTCGGCAACGAGAACGAGATCCTCGAGGCGGTGCTCGCGGCGCGCGGGACGGGGCGGGTGTTCTCGTTCGGCATCGGCACCAACGTGAGCGACGCGCTGCTGCGCGACCTGGCGCGCCGCACGGATGGCGCGGTGGAGTTCATCCACCCGGGAGAGCGCATCGACGAGAAGGTGGTGGCGCAGTTCTCGCGGGCACTCGCGCCGCGCGTCACCGACCTGGAGGTGCGCTTCGACGGTGTGGAGGCCAGCGAGCTGGCGCCGGCCACGCTGCCGCCGCTGGTGGATGGCACGCCGTGGACGCTCTTCGGGCGCTATGCGCAGGCGGGCACGGGCAGCGTGACGCTGAAGGGGAAGTCGGGCCGTGAGCCCTTCTCCCTCACGGTGCGGTTGGATTTGCCCGCGCTGTCGGACCGGCCGGTGGTGGAGAAGTTGTGGGCCGCCGAGCGCATCCGAGGCTGGATGGACGCGGGGCTGGTGGGCCGGCGCGCGGAGGCGATGAAGGAGCGCATCGTCCGGCTCGCCGTCGAGCACCAGCTGGCCACGCAGTACACGTCCTTCGTGGTGGTGGAGGAGCGCCAGGGCGACCGCCGTGCATCCGGCACGCCGGACACGCGCGTGGTGCCGGTGAACGCGCCCGCGGGCTGGAGCATGTTCAACCAGGCCGCTCGGGACATGGACGACGAGCACGTGCCGGAGGGCGGGCTCGTGGACGCGCTCCCGCCGGCGCGGGCGCCCGTGATGAAGCGGATGGCTTCGAAGTCGATGCCCGCGCCCGGAGGGATGCCCGGGGCGGTCGGCCGTTCCCGGGGCGGCGCGGTGCCCCCGCCGCCTCCAAGCCTGTCCGCGCCCTCGCCCGCTCCCGCGCGCGACCTGGGGCCGGAGCCCACCACCGGGTCGTCCTTCCAGGCGGAGTTCGCGGATGGCTCCGGGCCCGGGGGCGCCAGCGCGCCCATGGAGCGCAGGGAGCAGGAGTCCGCGAAGAGCGCGAAGAAGGACAAGGGCGGGTTCTTCGACCGGCTGATGTCCGCCGCGAAGCCGCGCAAGGACGCCGCCATGCAGAGCGCCCCGGAGCTGGAGCGCGTCGTCAAGGAGAAGGCGGAGGTGGTCTACGAGCAGGAGGAGGAGTCCCTGCCGCTGTCCGTGGCGGAGGCCTCCATCCCCACCGAGGACGTGGGCGGCATCCTGGGCCAGCAGCTCGCGAACGGGCTGTGGGCCGGCACGGGTGAAGGACCGGAGCCGGTGCGTCAGGCTCGCGCCACAGCGCGGGTGCTGTTGGTGCTCCTGCGCGAGGGCATCACCAGCAGCCACCCGCTGCACGGCGCGCAGGTGAAGAAGGCCGTGGACGCGCTGCTCGCGCTGGCCTCGCAGCTGGGCCAGGCGCCGGACGTGGCGGAGCTGGCGCTGGGCGTGGCGTGGCTGGTGGCGGCGGGTCCGCGTACGCGGGGCCGCATCGAGCAGGCCGCGAAGCCCCTTCCGGGTCTGGACGGGCGGCTGGGGGACATGGCCGCGCTCCGCCAGCACATGGAGACGTTGGCGACGCGGTAG
- a CDS encoding slipin family protein codes for MNELVGALGWLIPVALLFLLFISGVRIVTEYQNGVVFRLGRYVGLKRAGFRWLIPFVERMVIIDLRTVARDVPPQDVITKDNVSVKVNAVVYFRVIQADKAVLQVEDYLYATSQIAQTTLRAILGQVELDDLLSQRERINHELQQVLDARTDPWGVKVSNVEVKHIDLPFEMQRAIARQAEAERERRAKIIAAEGEHQAAEKLALAADVLSRNPATLQLRYLQTLVEITSGGNHTILPIPLELLRAFGAVPARPFRPEEAREEEEDEDASHGPS; via the coding sequence ATGAACGAGCTGGTTGGAGCGCTGGGTTGGCTCATCCCCGTGGCGCTGCTGTTTCTTCTCTTCATCTCCGGCGTGCGCATCGTCACCGAGTACCAGAACGGCGTCGTGTTCCGGCTGGGCCGCTACGTGGGACTCAAGCGCGCGGGCTTCCGCTGGCTCATCCCCTTCGTCGAGCGGATGGTCATCATCGACCTGCGAACGGTGGCGCGCGACGTGCCCCCGCAGGACGTCATCACCAAGGACAACGTCAGCGTGAAGGTCAACGCCGTCGTCTACTTCCGCGTCATCCAGGCGGACAAGGCCGTGCTCCAGGTGGAGGACTACCTCTACGCCACCAGCCAGATTGCGCAGACCACGCTGCGCGCCATCCTGGGCCAGGTGGAGCTGGACGACCTCTTGTCCCAGCGCGAGCGCATCAACCACGAATTGCAGCAGGTGCTCGACGCGCGCACCGACCCGTGGGGCGTGAAGGTCTCCAACGTGGAGGTGAAGCACATCGACCTGCCGTTTGAGATGCAGCGGGCCATCGCGCGGCAGGCCGAGGCCGAACGCGAGCGCCGCGCGAAGATCATCGCCGCGGAAGGCGAACACCAGGCCGCGGAGAAGCTCGCCCTGGCCGCGGACGTGCTCAGCCGCAACCCCGCCACGCTCCAGCTGCGCTACCTGCAGACGCTGGTGGAGATCACCAGCGGCGGCAACCACACCATCCTGCCCATCCCCCTGGAGCTGCTGCGCGCGTTCGGCGCCGTGCCCGCGCGGCCCTTCCGCCCGGAGGAGGCCCGCGAGGAGGAGGAGGACGAGGACGCGTCCCACGGGCCGTCTTGA
- a CDS encoding peptidylprolyl isomerase has product MANAQVFFDMSIGGQPAGRIVMELFSDDVPKTAENFRALCTGEKGTGRGGKALHFKGTPFHRVIPNFMCQGGDITLGNGYGGESIYGEKFADENFKHKHTGPGILSMANAGPNSNGSQFFLTTAKTDWLDGKHVVFGKVVEGMDVVKKIEGVGSQSGATRQPVKIEDSGQL; this is encoded by the coding sequence ATGGCAAACGCCCAGGTCTTCTTCGACATGTCGATTGGTGGCCAGCCCGCCGGCCGCATCGTGATGGAGCTGTTCTCCGACGACGTCCCCAAGACCGCCGAGAACTTCCGCGCCCTGTGCACGGGCGAGAAGGGCACCGGCCGCGGTGGCAAGGCGCTGCACTTCAAGGGCACGCCCTTCCACCGCGTCATCCCGAACTTCATGTGCCAGGGCGGCGACATCACGCTCGGCAATGGCTACGGCGGCGAGTCCATCTACGGTGAGAAGTTCGCGGACGAGAACTTCAAGCACAAGCACACGGGCCCGGGCATCCTCTCCATGGCCAACGCCGGCCCCAACAGCAACGGCTCGCAGTTCTTCCTCACCACGGCCAAGACGGATTGGCTCGACGGCAAGCACGTCGTCTTCGGCAAGGTCGTCGAGGGCATGGACGTGGTGAAGAAGATTGAAGGCGTGGGCAGCCAGTCCGGCGCGACGCGCCAGCCCGTGAAGATCGAGGACAGCGGCCAGCTGTAA
- a CDS encoding amidohydrolase — translation MTAETTVYKAERVWTLDAERPRAEALAVRDGRVLAVGTLAEARAAAGPGAREVDLGRATVVPGLVDAHAHLHGLGKSLTTVRLEKAPSVEDVLQRLAKAPASSFQGDWLLGKGWDQNEWPGAVFPGREELDARFPTTPVFLMRVDHHAAWVNGEALRRAGITRDTLDPPGGRILKDANGEPTGVLVDNAMDVVEAAIPAPTRQQLETRLRAALERCAQVGLTGVHDAGMDLQAFRMLQDWDAAGTLPLRVYAMAAGQGEQRHGYLDQGPWQGRHLSMRSVKFLADGALGSRGAALHDDYSDEPGQRGLLLLSPEELEARAQAFMAKGFQVCIHAIGDRANTLVVDVLLRGAERTGTKALRHRVEHAQILRLEDIRRLGAAGLVASVQPTHATSDMPWAETRLGRERLRGAYAWRRLKDAGAHLALGSDFPIENPDVLAGLYAARTRQDAKGWPEGGWYPEERLSAAEALEGFTVGPAWASFEEARRGRLKPGLDADFVALSEDPLEGPAAALVDARVLATVVAGAEVFRADG, via the coding sequence ATGACGGCGGAGACCACGGTCTACAAGGCGGAGCGCGTGTGGACGCTCGATGCGGAGCGTCCGCGCGCGGAAGCATTGGCGGTGCGCGACGGAAGGGTGCTCGCGGTGGGGACGCTCGCGGAAGCGCGCGCCGCCGCGGGGCCTGGCGCGCGTGAAGTGGACCTGGGCCGCGCCACGGTGGTGCCCGGCCTGGTGGACGCGCACGCGCACCTGCACGGTCTGGGGAAGAGCCTGACCACGGTGCGCCTGGAGAAGGCGCCCTCGGTGGAGGACGTCCTCCAGCGTCTGGCGAAGGCGCCCGCGTCGAGCTTCCAGGGGGACTGGTTGCTCGGCAAGGGGTGGGACCAGAACGAGTGGCCCGGCGCCGTGTTCCCTGGCCGCGAGGAACTGGATGCGCGCTTCCCCACGACGCCGGTGTTCCTCATGCGGGTGGATCATCACGCGGCCTGGGTGAACGGCGAGGCACTGCGCCGCGCGGGCATCACGCGGGACACGCTGGATCCGCCAGGCGGCCGCATCCTCAAGGACGCGAACGGCGAGCCCACCGGCGTCCTCGTGGACAACGCGATGGACGTGGTGGAGGCCGCCATTCCCGCGCCCACGCGCCAGCAACTGGAGACCCGGTTGCGAGCCGCCCTGGAGCGGTGCGCGCAGGTCGGGCTCACGGGCGTGCACGACGCGGGCATGGACCTGCAGGCCTTCCGCATGTTGCAGGACTGGGACGCCGCGGGGACCTTGCCCCTGCGCGTGTATGCGATGGCGGCGGGGCAGGGGGAACAGCGTCACGGCTATCTGGATCAGGGGCCGTGGCAGGGGCGTCACCTGTCCATGCGCTCGGTGAAGTTCCTGGCGGATGGAGCGCTGGGAAGCCGGGGCGCGGCGCTGCACGACGACTACAGCGACGAGCCCGGCCAGCGCGGCCTGTTGCTCCTCTCGCCCGAGGAACTCGAGGCACGGGCACAGGCCTTCATGGCGAAGGGCTTCCAGGTGTGCATCCACGCCATTGGAGACCGTGCCAATACATTGGTCGTGGACGTCCTCCTGCGAGGCGCGGAGCGGACGGGCACGAAGGCCCTGCGTCACCGCGTGGAGCACGCGCAGATTCTGCGGCTGGAGGACATCCGGAGGTTGGGCGCGGCGGGCCTGGTGGCCAGCGTGCAACCCACGCACGCCACCAGTGACATGCCGTGGGCGGAGACGCGGCTGGGGCGCGAGCGGCTCCGGGGGGCCTACGCCTGGCGCAGGTTGAAGGACGCGGGCGCGCACCTGGCGCTGGGCAGTGACTTCCCCATCGAGAACCCGGACGTGCTCGCGGGGCTCTACGCGGCGCGCACGCGGCAGGACGCGAAGGGCTGGCCGGAGGGCGGCTGGTATCCGGAGGAGCGCCTGAGCGCGGCGGAGGCGCTGGAGGGCTTCACGGTGGGGCCCGCGTGGGCGTCCTTCGAGGAGGCGCGGCGCGGAAGGCTGAAGCCCGGCCTGGACGCGGACTTCGTCGCGCTGTCGGAGGATCCGCTGGAGGGGCCCGCAGCGGCGCTGGTGGACGCGCGCGTGCTGGCCACGGTGGTGGCGGGCGCGGAGGTGTTCCGGGCGGACGGGTGA